A region from the Nocardioides exalbidus genome encodes:
- a CDS encoding metal ABC transporter permease, which yields MTFLDLFALDFMQRALIAALLTGLAAPAIGTFLVQRRLALLGDGIGHVAVTGVALGLLTGASPTWTAVVVAVLGAVLMELIRERGHTNGDVALALLFYGGLAGGVLITGIAGQGAATLQAYLFGSLNAISSADVWFTAVLTVVVLLVALGLSPQLFAVASDPDFARVAGLRVRAYNLLIAVLAAASITVAMRTVGLLLVSALMVVPVATSQQLARSFRTTLFGAMAVGCVSAVGGLVLSAALSFKVSVYPGPTIVMVALAMFTATWPIGVWLRRRSTLMAPFPEVDPTPHRAATDDEHPHQHGEACGHLAVPHGDHVDYVHDGHRHAVHGEHYDEH from the coding sequence ATGACGTTCCTCGACCTCTTCGCGCTCGACTTCATGCAGCGAGCGCTCATCGCCGCGCTGCTGACCGGGCTCGCGGCGCCCGCGATCGGCACGTTCCTCGTGCAGCGCCGCCTGGCGCTGCTCGGCGACGGCATCGGGCACGTGGCCGTCACCGGTGTGGCGCTCGGGCTGCTCACCGGCGCCTCGCCGACGTGGACCGCGGTCGTGGTCGCGGTGCTCGGAGCCGTGCTGATGGAGCTCATCCGCGAGCGCGGCCACACCAACGGCGACGTCGCCCTGGCCCTGCTGTTCTACGGCGGCCTCGCCGGCGGCGTGCTGATCACCGGCATCGCCGGCCAGGGCGCCGCGACCCTGCAGGCCTACCTCTTCGGCTCCCTCAACGCGATCTCGTCGGCCGACGTGTGGTTCACGGCGGTGCTGACGGTGGTCGTGCTCCTCGTCGCGCTCGGACTGTCGCCCCAGCTGTTCGCCGTCGCCAGCGACCCGGACTTCGCGCGCGTCGCCGGGCTGCGGGTGCGCGCCTACAACCTGCTCATCGCGGTGCTCGCCGCGGCCAGCATCACCGTCGCGATGCGCACGGTCGGGCTGCTGCTCGTCTCCGCCCTGATGGTGGTGCCGGTCGCCACGTCGCAGCAGCTCGCCCGCTCGTTCCGCACGACCCTGTTCGGCGCGATGGCGGTCGGGTGCGTGTCGGCGGTCGGGGGGCTGGTGCTCAGCGCGGCGCTGTCGTTCAAGGTCTCGGTCTACCCCGGGCCGACCATCGTGATGGTCGCGCTGGCCATGTTCACCGCGACCTGGCCGATCGGCGTGTGGCTGCGCCGGCGCAGCACGTTGATGGCACCCTTCCCGGAGGTCGACCCCACGCCCCACCGCGCGGCGACCGACGACGAGCACCCCCACCAGCACGGCGAGGCGTGCGGCCACCTCGCCGTCCCGCACGGGGACCACGTGGACTACGTCCACGACGGCCACCGTCACGCCGTACACGGAGAGCACTATGACGAGCACTGA
- a CDS encoding metal ABC transporter ATP-binding protein — MTSPDPTAPVVLDQVSVSIGGRPILRDVDLTVHPGDMVTLLGPNGSGKSTLVRAVTGLLPHARGTVRLFGTPIEDFTDWRRIGFVPQRSSAIGGVPATVREVVTSGRVGRRGLFRPTGAADRRAVENALEVVGLAGRSSYGVSQLSGGQQQRVLIARALAGEPDLLVLDEPTAGVDLPNQRALADALGRLKETGATILLVAHEIGPMAPLIDRSVVMRDGRVAYDGAPLTQELASHTHHPHGHDHAHEGPSRHDHAPHVASPFDVDRRR; from the coding sequence GTGACGTCTCCCGACCCCACCGCACCCGTCGTCCTCGACCAGGTCTCCGTCTCGATCGGCGGCCGGCCGATCCTGCGCGACGTCGACCTCACCGTCCACCCGGGCGACATGGTGACGCTGCTCGGCCCCAACGGCTCCGGCAAGTCGACCCTGGTGCGGGCCGTGACCGGGCTGCTCCCCCACGCGCGGGGGACGGTCCGGTTGTTCGGCACCCCGATCGAGGACTTCACCGACTGGCGCCGCATCGGCTTCGTGCCCCAGCGCTCGTCCGCGATCGGCGGCGTGCCCGCGACCGTCCGCGAGGTCGTCACCTCCGGCCGCGTCGGCCGCCGCGGCCTCTTCCGCCCGACGGGCGCAGCCGACCGCCGGGCCGTCGAGAACGCCCTGGAGGTCGTCGGCCTCGCCGGGCGGTCGTCGTACGGCGTCTCGCAGCTCTCGGGCGGCCAGCAGCAGCGGGTCCTCATCGCGCGGGCGCTCGCCGGCGAGCCGGACCTGCTCGTGCTCGACGAGCCCACGGCGGGAGTCGACCTGCCCAACCAGCGCGCGCTCGCCGACGCACTCGGTCGCCTCAAGGAGACCGGGGCGACGATCCTGCTGGTGGCCCACGAGATCGGCCCGATGGCGCCGCTGATCGACCGGTCCGTCGTGATGCGCGACGGCCGGGTTGCCTACGACGGCGCACCGCTCACGCAGGAGCTGGCCTCGCACACGCACCACCCGCACGGCCACGACCACGCGCACGAGGGCCCGAGCCGGCACGACCACGCGCCGCACGTGGCCTCCCCCTTCGACGTCGACCGGAGGCGCTGA